In Paroedura picta isolate Pp20150507F chromosome 6, Ppicta_v3.0, whole genome shotgun sequence, one genomic interval encodes:
- the LOC143840836 gene encoding high mobility group protein HMG-I/HMG-Y-like, giving the protein MSESSAKSGQSLAAKQDKDVSEKRGQGWPRKQPQKPVPKRPCGRPKGSKNKVASKGRKTPGRKPRGRPKRSEKEEEVNISQESSEEEH; this is encoded by the coding sequence ATGAGTGAATCCAGTGCAAAATCAGGCCAATCTTTGGCAGCCAAACAGGACAAGGATGTCTCTGAGAAGAGAGGACAAGGGTGGCCCAGGAAGCAGCCTCAGAAACCTGTCCCCAAGAGACCATGTGGCAGACCCAAGGGGAGCAAAAACAAGGTTGCTTCAAAGGGAAGGAAAACGCCTGGGAGGAAACCTCGAGGCCGACCCAAAAGatcagagaaggaagaagaggtcaACATTTCCCAGGAATCATCTGAAGAGGAGCATTGA